In one Corallococcus sp. EGB genomic region, the following are encoded:
- a CDS encoding type I polyketide synthase produces the protein MNETTLDEGNDLLIAIVGMAGRFPGSPDVDAFWRNLCAGVEGIRHFTDEELLARGVPPERLKEPGFVRAGAVLDGVDQFDAAFFGYSPREAMLMDPQHRLFLECAWEALERAAHGLDGDSRSVGVFAGTSLSTYLLFNLRTHPELLTSEETFQVMIGNDKDFLATRLAYHLDLKGPALDVQTGCSTSLVATHLACQALLGFQCDVAIAGGVSVDVPQRTGYVHQAGGIASPDGHCRPFDAQGQGTLFGSGVGVVVLKRLSDALADGSPIHAVIRASAINNDGAAKLGFTAPSAEGQAEVIARTHALADVTPDTVGYVETHGTGTLLGDPVEVSALTTAFRAGTEAHGFCALGSVKSNIGHLDAAAGVAGLIKTALVVEHGRIPPTLHFRTPNPNIAWEDNPFYVNAELKAWDTAGAPRRAGVSSFGIGGTNAHALLEQAPARPPSGPSRPWKLLALSARTPGALDALTRNLGAHLDANPGLDLADVAYTLQVGRKAFPRRRVLVCAASEDAVRLLEDVDPEFVHTGEAKDGGRAVTFLFPGGGAQHLRMGQELYETESAFREAFDACAAILSRLGGPSLRAVLYPAGDADGGAPLPRPSVGLPALFSVEYALGRLWEAWGIQPESLIGHSMGEYVAACLAGVFSLEDALALVTERGRLFEKLPPGGMVSVALPEQDVRPLLGAHLSLAAVNAPSQCVVAGDSAAVEALVADLAARGVEHRRIHIDVAAHSHLIDSILPAFASCVGRLKLSPPKLPIVSGVTGTWLTAEEATSPAYWVKHLRQPVRFGQGVRTLLEDPSRVLLEVGPGRTLGSLARLQVERGQPTVVLTSMRAPREPGSDLRFALTTLGRLWVAGVPVDWRKLSQGEERRRVVLPTYPFERKRHWLEPRAEGASVSAPGPLARREDRAQWFYLPSWKRTVAPPRDAAASPPGWLVFIDAGGLGDALAARLTQEGGHVLRVRPGTGFLRHEDGTFEVAPEQAETYAALVAALAGDGARPSRIIHLWGVDAAGPDTAGVEHAQRLGLHSLLFLAQALEGQGSRGPVHLTVVSTGVQAVTGHEALTPAKATVLGACRVLPNEVRGLTCQAIDVEPAVSPDALQALAARLAVEVSAAPANGITALRGAYRWEQTFEPVRMEAPAPNASRLRPRGTYLITGGLGGIGLVLAEHLARQVQARLVLVGRGALPERATWEGWLASSAANDATAQRIRQVLALEALGAEVLVLQADVGSSEQMARVLHHAREAFGPLHGVIHAAGVPAGGLAQLRTRDAVDAVLRPKVLGTWVLHELLRGVPLDFFLLCSSRTAYTAEPGQIDHCAACGFQDAFAHHAALQGDTKVLSLGWDTWREVGQAVSTALPDAARGLRDATLAHALTSAEGVDVFERVLAHPSPSIIVSTRELGAAIASSAALLDTLMGGAPSDAVPGEAPVHLDDAERALMEIWQRLLGVEEVGLHENFFELGGNSLIGLKVLHEVKRRFDRDLPVVALFENPTLGAMARLLTPQASAAPAAQDRRGRGARRREQLQQRRPTGR, from the coding sequence GGCTACTCGCCGCGCGAGGCCATGTTGATGGACCCGCAGCACCGCCTGTTCCTGGAGTGCGCCTGGGAGGCGCTGGAGCGGGCCGCGCACGGGCTGGACGGGGACTCGCGCTCGGTGGGCGTCTTCGCGGGCACCAGCCTGAGCACCTACCTGCTCTTCAACCTGCGCACGCACCCGGAGCTGCTCACCTCGGAGGAGACCTTCCAGGTGATGATTGGCAACGACAAGGACTTCCTCGCCACCCGGCTGGCATACCACCTGGACCTGAAGGGGCCGGCGCTGGATGTACAGACGGGCTGTTCCACCTCGCTCGTCGCCACCCACCTGGCGTGTCAGGCCCTGCTCGGCTTCCAGTGCGACGTGGCCATCGCGGGCGGCGTGTCCGTCGACGTCCCGCAGCGCACCGGCTACGTGCACCAGGCCGGCGGCATCGCGTCGCCGGACGGGCACTGCCGCCCCTTCGACGCGCAGGGCCAGGGCACGCTGTTCGGCAGCGGCGTGGGCGTGGTGGTGCTCAAGCGGCTGTCGGATGCGCTCGCGGACGGCAGCCCCATCCACGCCGTCATCCGCGCCTCCGCCATCAACAACGACGGCGCGGCGAAGCTGGGCTTCACCGCCCCCAGCGCGGAGGGCCAGGCGGAGGTCATCGCCCGGACGCATGCGCTGGCGGACGTGACGCCCGATACCGTGGGCTACGTGGAGACGCACGGCACCGGCACGCTGCTGGGCGACCCGGTGGAGGTCTCCGCGCTGACCACCGCCTTCCGCGCGGGGACGGAGGCCCATGGCTTCTGCGCGCTGGGGTCGGTGAAGTCCAACATCGGCCACCTGGACGCGGCGGCGGGCGTGGCGGGCCTCATCAAGACCGCCCTGGTGGTGGAGCACGGGCGCATCCCGCCCACGCTGCACTTCCGCACGCCCAATCCCAACATCGCCTGGGAGGACAACCCCTTCTACGTCAACGCGGAGCTGAAGGCGTGGGACACCGCGGGGGCCCCGCGCCGCGCGGGCGTCAGCTCGTTCGGCATCGGCGGCACCAACGCGCATGCCCTGCTGGAGCAGGCGCCAGCGCGCCCGCCGTCCGGTCCGTCGCGGCCGTGGAAGCTGCTGGCGCTCTCCGCGCGGACGCCGGGCGCGCTGGACGCGCTCACCCGCAACCTGGGCGCGCACCTGGACGCGAACCCCGGCCTGGACCTGGCGGACGTGGCGTACACGCTCCAGGTAGGCCGCAAGGCCTTCCCCCGGCGCCGGGTGCTGGTCTGCGCGGCCTCCGAGGACGCGGTCCGGCTGCTCGAGGACGTGGATCCGGAGTTCGTGCACACCGGCGAGGCGAAGGACGGCGGCCGCGCCGTCACGTTCCTCTTCCCGGGCGGCGGCGCCCAGCACCTGCGCATGGGGCAGGAGCTGTACGAAACGGAGTCCGCCTTCCGCGAGGCCTTCGATGCCTGCGCCGCCATCCTCAGCCGGCTCGGCGGCCCGTCGCTGCGCGCCGTCCTCTACCCCGCGGGCGACGCGGACGGCGGGGCGCCCCTGCCGCGCCCGTCCGTGGGGCTGCCCGCGCTCTTCAGCGTGGAGTACGCGCTGGGCCGGCTGTGGGAGGCGTGGGGAATCCAGCCGGAGTCCCTGATTGGCCACAGCATGGGCGAGTACGTGGCCGCGTGCCTCGCGGGCGTCTTCAGCCTGGAGGACGCGCTGGCGCTGGTGACGGAGCGCGGACGTCTGTTCGAGAAGCTGCCCCCGGGCGGCATGGTGAGCGTGGCGCTGCCGGAGCAGGACGTCCGCCCCCTGCTGGGCGCGCACCTGTCGCTGGCCGCGGTGAACGCGCCGTCGCAGTGCGTGGTGGCCGGCGACAGCGCGGCGGTGGAGGCCCTGGTCGCGGACCTCGCGGCCCGGGGCGTGGAGCACCGGCGCATCCACATCGACGTGGCCGCGCACTCGCACCTCATCGACTCCATCCTCCCGGCGTTCGCGTCCTGCGTGGGGCGGCTGAAGCTGAGTCCCCCGAAGCTGCCCATCGTGTCCGGCGTGACGGGCACCTGGCTGACGGCGGAGGAGGCCACGAGCCCCGCGTACTGGGTGAAGCACCTGCGGCAGCCCGTGCGCTTCGGCCAGGGCGTGCGCACGCTGCTGGAGGACCCGTCGCGCGTCCTCCTGGAGGTGGGCCCGGGCCGCACGCTGGGGTCGCTCGCACGGCTCCAGGTGGAGCGCGGCCAGCCCACCGTGGTCCTCACGTCGATGCGGGCCCCTCGCGAGCCCGGCTCCGACCTGCGCTTCGCGCTGACCACCCTCGGCCGCCTGTGGGTCGCGGGCGTGCCCGTGGACTGGCGCAAGCTCTCCCAGGGCGAGGAGCGGCGGCGCGTGGTGTTGCCCACCTACCCCTTCGAGCGCAAGCGGCACTGGCTGGAGCCGCGCGCGGAGGGCGCGTCCGTCAGCGCGCCGGGACCGCTCGCCCGCCGCGAGGACCGGGCGCAGTGGTTCTACCTGCCGTCCTGGAAGCGCACGGTGGCCCCGCCCCGGGACGCCGCCGCGAGCCCGCCGGGCTGGCTCGTCTTCATCGACGCGGGCGGGCTGGGGGATGCCCTGGCGGCGCGGCTCACGCAGGAGGGCGGCCACGTCCTGCGCGTGCGGCCGGGCACCGGGTTCCTCCGCCACGAGGACGGCACCTTCGAGGTGGCTCCGGAGCAGGCGGAGACGTACGCGGCGCTGGTGGCCGCGCTGGCCGGGGACGGCGCGCGCCCCTCGCGCATCATCCACCTGTGGGGTGTGGACGCGGCCGGACCGGACACGGCCGGCGTGGAGCATGCCCAGCGCCTGGGCCTGCACAGCCTGCTGTTCCTGGCGCAGGCGCTGGAGGGGCAGGGCTCGCGCGGGCCGGTGCACCTCACGGTGGTGTCCACGGGCGTGCAGGCCGTCACCGGCCACGAGGCGCTCACGCCGGCCAAGGCCACCGTGCTGGGCGCGTGTCGCGTGCTGCCCAACGAGGTGCGGGGCCTGACGTGTCAGGCCATCGACGTGGAGCCCGCCGTCAGCCCCGACGCGCTCCAGGCCCTGGCCGCGCGCCTGGCCGTGGAGGTGTCCGCCGCGCCCGCCAACGGCATCACGGCGCTGCGCGGGGCCTACCGGTGGGAGCAGACCTTCGAGCCGGTGCGGATGGAGGCCCCCGCCCCCAACGCCTCCCGCCTGCGCCCGCGCGGCACGTACCTCATCACCGGCGGCCTGGGCGGCATCGGCCTGGTGCTGGCGGAGCACCTCGCCCGCCAGGTGCAGGCGCGGCTGGTGCTGGTGGGCCGCGGCGCCCTGCCGGAGCGCGCCACCTGGGAGGGCTGGCTCGCGTCCTCGGCCGCGAACGACGCCACGGCGCAGCGGATCCGCCAGGTGCTGGCGCTGGAGGCGCTGGGCGCGGAGGTGCTCGTGCTCCAAGCGGACGTGGGCTCCTCGGAGCAGATGGCGCGCGTGCTCCACCACGCTCGCGAGGCGTTCGGCCCCCTGCATGGCGTCATCCACGCCGCGGGCGTGCCCGCCGGAGGACTGGCCCAGCTGCGCACCCGTGACGCGGTGGACGCCGTGCTCAGGCCCAAGGTGCTGGGCACGTGGGTGCTGCATGAGCTGCTGCGCGGCGTGCCGCTCGACTTCTTCCTGCTGTGCTCCTCGCGCACCGCGTACACGGCCGAGCCCGGGCAGATCGACCACTGCGCCGCGTGCGGCTTCCAGGACGCCTTCGCCCACCACGCCGCCCTCCAGGGGGACACGAAGGTGCTGTCGCTGGGCTGGGACACCTGGCGCGAGGTGGGCCAGGCCGTCTCCACCGCCCTGCCCGACGCGGCCCGGGGCCTCCGCGACGCCACGCTCGCGCACGCGCTCACGTCCGCGGAGGGCGTGGACGTCTTCGAGCGCGTCCTCGCCCACCCCAGCCCCAGCATCATCGTCTCCACGCGGGAGCTGGGCGCGGCCATCGCCAGCAGCGCGGCCCTGCTGGACACGCTGATGGGCGGGGCCCCCTCCGACGCGGTCCCCGGCGAGGCCCCCGTCCACCTGGACGACGCCGAGCGCGCGCTGATGGAGATCTGGCAGCGCCTGCTGGGCGTGGAGGAGGTGGGCCTGCACGAGAACTTCTTCGAGCTGGGGGGCAACTCGCTCATCGGCCTGAAGGTCCTCCATGAGGTGAAGCGGCGCTTCGACCGGGACCTGCCCGTCGTGGCCCTCTTCGAGAATCCCACCCTGGGGGCCATGGCCCGGCTGCTCACGCCGCAGGCGTCGGCCGCGCCCGCGGCCCAGGACCGGCGCGGGCGCGGTGCTCGCCGCCGCGAACAGCTGCAGCAGCGCCGCCCCACGGGCCGCTGA